Proteins from a single region of Argiope bruennichi chromosome 6, qqArgBrue1.1, whole genome shotgun sequence:
- the LOC129973099 gene encoding WW domain-binding protein 2-like, translating into MKSLALVSLLLVLVQWSDGAPVEKDESSSLMYRCACGGSGSDTSLPELVPYSKYPQDYDYSDGQRYIDLTKASRKMYPAPPIDPYPPPPRFPPRYPSPGGDDGNIRGKKPSPPPGRRCPCVPY; encoded by the exons ATGAAGTCTTTG GCATTGGTGTCGTTACTATTGGTGTTGGTGCAGTGGTCAGATGGTGCCCCTGTGGAAAAAGATGAAAGTTCGTCTTTGATGTACAGGTGTGCCTGCGGAGGTTCTGGCAGTGACACTAGCTTGCCAGAGTTGGTACCGTATTCAAAATATCCACAGGATTACGACTACTCAGATGGTCAAAGGTACATAGACTTAACAAAGGCTAGTCGAAAGATGTATCCTGCTCCGCCAATCGATCCATATCCGCCTCCACCTCGATTTCCGCCTCGTTATCCCAGTCcg gGTGGTGATGATGGAAATATCCGTGGAAAGAAACCAAGCCCTCCCCCTGGTCGTCGTTGCCCTTGCGTTCCCTATTGA